The following are encoded together in the Parabacteroides chongii genome:
- a CDS encoding DUF6383 domain-containing protein, whose product MNKKSTLLAAVLMAVSSLTVSAAEPTPSNEVDSEYWTAGNYYFLKTEVQKDGSPLYLSLDETVTDSVIVKTLPAAGIGTKESRDFALWEITVVKTEAAGISYQLKNKKTKAVLSFDKDLTADPMLSPEGVSLWSLAKEADNSGYVIKSQLDNDKVMALNVDVNNLDSKLKNKVVFTGGEKAAFKVMRPNDSFPLVATDLGNGISTFRLSFGEDIEGDIFSGKDLIAVTKIDGQAVDNDGYFLLQEKGNEVYPDNKTKKYLGIDTLKIEGASNSFSLDSIRTTIKPNMDAKLFRFTTDLKNDSLTMYVKNVPSTENAKVVTDGNTEVKVGYARLGNKKVLTINSTGVNVFYPCITANRGIPATIETGTGVYFLKSGSKTGDGGKYISHVENNGIVFMTGKPSVNAVKGQWYIKEENGMYTIVSRYKNTTLLPKSEIFAVQGMENTYTFGGNTDTITIESQKVDFDNKFLGSINFKKGDLENKGYVLKQFTGTADLYASVSDDVLQVKSDDENAEVFKLIAVDTLAVGGAQSLGDTVYAVSYQLKERFGEKKVSSDAVESEKVLKMLETKPLTFQFVRHATEDKYYMSAVDKDGEHLLYVSSDITTGNMILARSHGFFNLEEVEAPEYATFETGHKRFTSDAKSLTMNTLNMFAELKVEGQDILKSTYEKDNFSLKLIKSEASTVDRPLYFITTVMANEVAKADAVQTRYYMVSGRDSALYMGEGTTTPRVHFIANDTIETMKESTKNPALWALKVEESGNYKLENQQEKTDETNTLYVGIVNNVVVMSNKGIEFSLADAPSPVANESIEAPTTIKVIGGNGEFQIRNAGGKKVTLSNILGQTIGSRFISSDNESVQTARGVVIVSVEGDKAYKVIVK is encoded by the coding sequence ATGAATAAAAAATCTACTCTATTGGCCGCTGTTTTGATGGCGGTAAGTTCGTTGACGGTAAGTGCTGCAGAACCCACTCCTAGTAATGAAGTTGATTCTGAATATTGGACAGCTGGTAATTATTATTTTTTGAAAACTGAAGTTCAAAAAGATGGAAGTCCATTGTATTTATCTTTAGATGAAACAGTAACAGACTCTGTGATAGTAAAAACATTGCCTGCTGCAGGTATAGGTACTAAAGAAAGCCGTGATTTTGCATTGTGGGAAATTACCGTTGTAAAGACAGAAGCTGCAGGTATCTCTTATCAACTGAAAAATAAAAAGACAAAGGCTGTGCTGTCTTTTGATAAAGACTTAACAGCTGATCCTATGTTAAGCCCTGAAGGTGTGTCTTTATGGTCATTGGCAAAAGAAGCAGACAATAGTGGTTATGTGATTAAATCACAATTGGACAATGATAAAGTTATGGCGTTGAATGTTGATGTTAATAATCTAGATTCTAAATTAAAAAATAAAGTCGTTTTTACTGGAGGGGAGAAAGCTGCATTTAAGGTTATGAGACCTAATGATAGTTTCCCGTTGGTAGCAACAGACTTGGGTAATGGTATAAGTACATTCAGGCTTTCTTTTGGTGAAGATATTGAAGGTGATATTTTCAGTGGAAAGGATTTGATCGCTGTAACGAAAATTGATGGACAAGCTGTTGATAATGATGGGTATTTTCTCTTGCAAGAGAAAGGCAATGAAGTATATCCTGATAATAAGACTAAGAAATATTTAGGAATCGATACATTGAAAATAGAAGGAGCTAGCAATAGTTTCTCATTAGATTCTATACGTACAACAATTAAACCGAATATGGATGCAAAACTCTTTAGATTTACAACCGATTTAAAGAACGATTCATTGACTATGTATGTAAAGAATGTTCCGTCTACGGAAAATGCGAAAGTTGTGACAGATGGTAATACAGAGGTTAAGGTAGGCTATGCTCGGTTAGGTAACAAAAAAGTTCTGACTATTAATAGTACAGGTGTTAATGTGTTTTATCCATGTATTACTGCTAATCGTGGTATTCCTGCTACAATCGAAACTGGTACAGGAGTTTATTTCTTGAAGAGCGGAAGCAAAACAGGAGACGGAGGTAAATATATATCCCACGTTGAGAATAACGGGATCGTATTTATGACTGGAAAACCATCTGTAAATGCAGTTAAAGGACAATGGTATATAAAAGAAGAAAACGGTATGTATACTATTGTAAGCCGTTATAAGAATACTACTTTGCTGCCGAAGAGTGAAATATTTGCTGTTCAGGGTATGGAAAATACTTATACATTTGGAGGTAATACCGATACAATTACTATTGAATCGCAGAAGGTTGATTTTGATAATAAGTTCTTGGGATCTATCAACTTTAAGAAAGGTGATCTGGAAAATAAAGGGTATGTATTGAAACAATTTACCGGGACAGCAGATTTGTATGCTTCAGTTTCTGACGATGTTCTTCAGGTTAAGTCGGATGACGAAAATGCAGAAGTATTTAAATTGATTGCTGTTGATACGTTAGCAGTTGGTGGTGCACAGTCTTTAGGTGATACAGTGTATGCTGTTTCTTATCAGTTGAAAGAACGTTTTGGAGAGAAAAAGGTTTCTTCTGATGCTGTAGAATCAGAAAAAGTTTTGAAAATGTTGGAAACAAAACCTTTGACATTCCAATTTGTAAGACATGCAACAGAAGATAAATATTATATGTCTGCTGTTGATAAAGATGGTGAACATTTGCTTTATGTATCTTCAGATATTACTACTGGTAATATGATCCTTGCTCGTAGCCATGGATTCTTTAATTTGGAAGAAGTGGAAGCACCGGAATATGCTACATTCGAAACTGGTCACAAACGTTTCACTTCAGATGCGAAATCGTTGACGATGAATACGCTGAATATGTTTGCAGAATTGAAGGTAGAAGGACAAGATATTTTGAAGTCTACTTATGAAAAAGATAACTTTAGCTTGAAGTTAATCAAGTCGGAAGCATCAACTGTAGATAGACCGTTGTATTTCATTACAACTGTAATGGCTAATGAAGTAGCTAAGGCTGATGCAGTACAGACACGTTATTACATGGTTTCAGGTCGTGACTCTGCATTGTATATGGGTGAAGGAACAACAACACCTCGTGTACACTTTATTGCAAACGATACCATTGAAACAATGAAGGAAAGCACAAAAAATCCAGCATTGTGGGCATTGAAAGTAGAGGAAAGTGGTAACTATAAGTTAGAAAACCAACAGGAAAAGACGGATGAAACCAACACTTTGTATGTTGGAATTGTCAACAACGTTGTTGTAATGTCAAATAAAGGTATTGAGTTCTCTTTAGCAGATGCTCCATCTCCTGTAGCCAACGAATCCATTGAAGCTCCGACTACTATCAAAGTGATCGGTGGTAATGGTGAATTCCAGATCCGTAATGCTGGTGGTAAGAAAGTAACCTTGTCTAACATTTTGGGACAGACAATCGGTTCTCGCTTTATCTCATCTGACAATGAATCAGTTCAGACAGCCAGAGGTGTTGTGATTGTTTCAGTAGAAGGTGACAAAGCTTATAAAGTGATTGTGAAGTAA
- a CDS encoding Gfo/Idh/MocA family protein → MKNRKLRMGMVGGGSDAFIGAIHRRAAFMDNQIELVCGCFSVDPEISKSSGLSYFLPEDRIYSTYQEMFEHEMTLPEGERMDFVTIVTPNRWHFEPAMMALERGFHVVVDKPMTFSLEEAKQLQKKVEETGLILALTHVYSAYPAVKEAKARIARGDLGTLRRVYVEYLQGWLSDRIELQGGNNAGWRTDPKRSGKAGCIGDIGTHAWHLSEYITGLKVQEVCADLNAFVPGRPIDDDGAAFLRYENGVVGTLTASQIAAGEENNIRIRIYGDKGGLEWQQQEPNTLYAKWSNKPTEVIRMGNNGFIGDTAKMNTRTPGGHPEGFIEAFANIYRNFAHTVMSVKKGETPCEECLDFPTVYDGVRGMQFIETMVEAGYNENVKWQKWVD, encoded by the coding sequence ATGAAAAACAGAAAATTAAGAATGGGCATGGTAGGCGGCGGAAGTGACGCTTTTATCGGTGCGATCCATCGTCGTGCCGCCTTTATGGACAATCAGATTGAATTAGTTTGCGGATGTTTCAGTGTAGACCCTGAAATCTCCAAAAGTTCCGGACTTTCTTATTTCTTGCCGGAAGACCGTATTTACAGTACTTATCAGGAAATGTTCGAACACGAAATGACTTTGCCGGAAGGTGAACGGATGGATTTTGTTACGATCGTAACACCTAACCGTTGGCATTTCGAACCTGCTATGATGGCTTTGGAAAGAGGATTCCATGTGGTAGTGGATAAACCGATGACCTTCTCATTGGAAGAAGCCAAACAACTTCAGAAAAAGGTGGAAGAGACTGGGCTGATCCTGGCGCTTACGCATGTGTACTCCGCTTATCCGGCAGTAAAAGAAGCAAAAGCCCGTATTGCCCGAGGGGATTTGGGTACGCTTCGCCGTGTGTATGTGGAATATCTGCAGGGGTGGCTTTCCGACCGTATCGAACTGCAGGGCGGAAATAATGCCGGATGGCGTACAGACCCGAAACGCTCAGGGAAAGCAGGCTGTATCGGTGATATAGGTACGCACGCCTGGCATCTGAGTGAATATATAACCGGTCTGAAAGTACAGGAAGTTTGTGCCGACCTGAATGCGTTTGTTCCCGGTCGTCCGATCGATGACGACGGTGCCGCTTTCCTTCGTTATGAAAACGGGGTAGTCGGAACGCTTACCGCCTCACAGATTGCTGCCGGAGAAGAAAACAACATCCGTATCCGCATTTACGGTGATAAAGGCGGTTTGGAATGGCAGCAGCAGGAACCGAATACTTTATATGCAAAATGGTCGAATAAACCGACCGAAGTGATCCGTATGGGAAACAACGGTTTCATCGGTGATACGGCTAAGATGAATACCCGTACTCCGGGAGGTCATCCGGAAGGCTTTATCGAAGCTTTTGCCAATATTTACCGGAATTTTGCCCATACCGTAATGAGTGTCAAGAAAGGTGAAACTCCCTGTGAGGAATGCCTGGACTTTCCGACTGTTTATGACGGCGTGAGAGGAATGCAATTCATTGAAACGATGGTGGAAGCCGGATACAATGAAAATGTGAAATGGCAGAAGTGGGTAGATTGA
- a CDS encoding CCA tRNA nucleotidyltransferase: MYIDQEDILNHISAKPFRIISEAADELGVEAYVIGGYVRDIFLYRPSKDIDVVAVGCGIELAKAVANKLGKKTHLSVFKNFGTAQVKSGDLEIEFVGARKESYSHDSRKPIVEDGTLEDDQNRRDFTINALALCLNKDRYGELVDPFGGLDDMDNLIIRTPLDPDITFSDDPLRMMRAVRFASQLGFFIHPDTFDAIERNKERISIISKERIVDELNKIVLSPKPSIGFELLDKSGLLPLIFPELCALKGAETKEGIGHKDNFAHTLMVLDRLSKTTDNLWLRWSAIFHDIGKPATKRFDPRLGWTFHNHNFIGERMLPGIFRRMKLPMNEKMKYVQKMVTLHMRPIALADDEVTDSAIRRLLFDAGDDIDDLMKLCEADITSKNPEKVRRFLNNFRLVREKLADIEEKDRVRNFQPPVSGEEIMETFALPPSQPVGVLKEAIKNAILDGVIPNEHEAAYQFMLQRAEKMGLKPVK; the protein is encoded by the coding sequence ATGTATATAGATCAGGAAGATATTTTAAATCATATATCGGCAAAGCCGTTCCGCATCATATCTGAGGCTGCAGACGAATTAGGTGTTGAAGCTTACGTGATTGGCGGTTACGTCAGGGATATTTTTTTATACCGTCCTTCAAAAGATATTGATGTCGTTGCAGTAGGCTGCGGAATAGAATTAGCAAAAGCAGTAGCTAACAAGTTAGGTAAAAAGACACATCTGTCCGTGTTTAAGAACTTCGGGACGGCACAGGTAAAATCCGGTGACCTGGAGATTGAGTTTGTCGGTGCACGGAAAGAATCGTACAGCCATGACAGCCGGAAACCGATCGTGGAAGACGGTACGCTGGAAGACGATCAGAACCGGCGCGACTTTACGATCAATGCCTTGGCACTGTGTCTGAACAAGGACCGTTATGGAGAATTGGTCGATCCTTTCGGCGGTTTGGACGATATGGATAATCTGATTATCCGTACGCCTCTCGATCCGGATATAACCTTCAGCGACGATCCGTTGCGTATGATGCGTGCAGTCCGTTTTGCATCCCAACTAGGCTTCTTTATCCATCCCGACACGTTCGATGCGATCGAGCGTAACAAGGAGCGGATCTCCATCATTTCTAAGGAGCGGATTGTGGATGAACTGAATAAGATCGTCCTTTCCCCAAAACCTTCCATCGGTTTTGAGTTGTTGGATAAAAGCGGTTTACTGCCTCTTATTTTCCCGGAACTCTGCGCACTGAAAGGTGCCGAGACAAAAGAAGGCATCGGTCATAAGGATAACTTTGCCCATACATTGATGGTATTGGACCGTCTGAGTAAGACGACGGATAATCTGTGGCTCCGTTGGAGTGCCATTTTCCATGATATCGGTAAACCCGCAACCAAGCGTTTCGACCCTCGTTTGGGTTGGACATTCCACAACCATAACTTTATCGGTGAGCGTATGCTGCCGGGAATTTTCCGTCGCATGAAGTTGCCGATGAACGAAAAGATGAAGTACGTACAGAAGATGGTGACACTCCACATGCGTCCGATCGCCCTAGCAGACGACGAAGTGACCGACTCGGCCATCCGTCGTTTACTATTCGATGCCGGTGACGATATCGACGATCTGATGAAGCTCTGTGAGGCAGATATCACTAGTAAGAATCCGGAAAAAGTCCGCCGCTTCCTGAATAACTTCCGTCTGGTCCGTGAAAAGTTGGCTGATATCGAGGAGAAAGACCGGGTTCGTAATTTCCAACCCCCTGTTTCCGGTGAGGAAATCATGGAGACATTTGCCCTTCCTCCTTCACAACCCGTAGGAGTGTTGAAAGAAGCCATAAAGAATGCCATCCTGGATGGAGTGATTCCTAATGAGCACGAAGCCGCCTATCAGTTTATGTTGCAGCGGGCAGAAAAGATGGGACTAAAGCCTGTGAAGTAA